GCGTTCAGCTCGCGCGCCTCTCCGTAGTCGCCGAGGGCGCGTAGTTCGCGTCCAAGATTGTGCGCCGCCATGAGGACGTCCGGGTGATCGCGTCCCAACCTCGATGGCCACCGCGACAGGGCGTTTGTGGCGAGATGCCGGGCTGCCTCGTACTGCCCGACCGCATGTAGATAACGGCACACGCGCAGACGGAACGCACGGAAGCGTTCAGGCTCGTCGAAGTCGGCGGCGCTGGACGCCGACATGTTGTCGACCAGGGCCTGCACGTGTGGCGTCAGCGCGGCAAAGGCAGCCCAACTCGCAGGTGAGTCGGGGTTGCCCGGATCTGCCTCTCCGATCATGCGCATCGCCTCGGACGCGACCCGGCCACAGTCTTGCGGGGTCATCGTCGCTCGGACCAGCAACTGGACCAGGCGGTGGATCTGCAGTGAGTTTCCGATCCGGTCCACCAGCGCAAGCCTCCCTAGTGTCCGCAAGAGCGGAACCGTCGTTGCTGTGTCGCCGAGGACCACTCCGAAATCCCCCTGTGGCGAGTCGCCTTCCAATACCACTGGGAAGGGCTCCGGCGCGCACAATGACAACCGGTCGAGCAACCCCGCAGCTGCGGCGAACCGTTGTTCGGCGTGCCTACGTCCTGCGGAGACGACCGCCGCCAGTCCGGGATGGCGGTCGATGGTCGGATCACCGAGGCCGGCGTCGAGGGGCTCCGCGTCAAGCAACGCCAGATAGCTCGCGACGGTCAAGCCGACGTCGGACAGGAAGCACCCCGCCTGCTCGACCGCCAATGGGAGGTCGCCAAGGGCGTCCGCGAGCTGGTCGGCGTCCCGCTCATTTAGGAGTGCACTTCGTCGCTGGAGCAGGTCGATCGACTCGCGACGTTGGAACTCGGCCACTTTGATCGGTGACGGGACCAGGTGTGCGATGGCGCTGTCACGTGCGGTGACCAGGACGCGCCCGCCAGCCGGTGGATGGAGGTCGGTGAGGTCTTCCGGCGCGTTGACATTGTCGTAGATCAACAGCCAGTTGTGGCTCTGGGACAACCTAAGCCACAACGGAACCAGTGCATTGGCCGATTGCACGTCGACCCGAAGCCTCAGTTGCGTGGCGAGGTCAAGGAGATTCGACCGTGCGACAGCACGGTTGTCACTGTTCTGTCGAGCGCACTGCCGGCCGCCGGGTCGAGGTCGAGTCGTCGATGTGCGGTGGCGGCGGGATGCCTAGGCTGCGGCATCCGATTGCCTCGCGGCGTGACCGGTGCGGAGCCTCGGGCGTGTCCGAATCACGCCCCCTGGGGTGTACGACCACATTTCCAGCCTGCACAGCCCCTACGGCGACACGGTGGCCAGCGTCGTGCGACGCCGGCCACCGTGTCCGATTCGGGTCGGGGGCTACTTCAGGCCGTAGGCACGGATGATGGTCTGCTCAGTGGTGCCGCCGCGGTGGTCGACCGCTTTGGCTTTGAGCGACACGAAGCCCTGGCCGGCGGGGTGGCGCAGGTAGGCGGCCCACTTCGCGGCCCCGGTGGGGATGGCGTAGGCCTTCTGCCAGGTCTTGCCATCGTCGTAGGACACCGACAGTTCCAGGCGGAGGACCCGGGCCGACGACTGGGTCTGCGCCTGGATCGGCAGCCGGAACAGCTGCCCGGCCTTGGCGCGGTTGTCCACGTCCACGTCCGGGGTGTAGCGGATCACCGAGACCGGCAGGTCGGTGCTGGTGTCGGTGTGTCCGGAGCGGAACGTCTGGGCCAGCTGGATGTGGGTGGAGAAGTCGAAGGCGCTGTGCTTCTGCTCCGACTCCAGCCGGTAGGTCGCCTCGTCGGCGGGCACTTCCCAACTGCCGCGGTTGGGCCTGGGGCTGTCGCCGACCTTGACCCCGTCGCGGAACAGCGAGGTCCGCCCGAAGTCGTAGACGACCCCGCCCCAGCGGTCGGTTCCGTCGCCGAGGAGCGACTGGGAGTTGGTGATCTTGTTCCCGTCGCGGACCACGGATGTGGAGCCGTCGGGCAGGGACGGGCCGAGCACCGTTTTGTTCCAGCTTTCCCGGTAGGTGCGGCCGGGCTGGTAGCCGACCGGATCGTTGAACAGGGCGAAGTTGATGGGGTCGTCCGGTCCGGGTGCCTGCAGGTAGTCGCTCGTCCAGGTCAGGCCGTTGCCGTGGTAGTACTCGGTGCGGGTGCCGGGCTGGTCGACGTCGCCGCCCATCGCGAACGCGATCGCCAGTGGTCCCAGCATCGGCGTGGTGAGTTTGACGCCGATGGCGCCCGTCTTGGTGCGGTGGTAGTCGGTGCGCACCGCGGCGAAGTCGCGGTCGGCGAGCACCTCTGCCAGGCCGTCGAACATGCGACCCGACCGGAGCCAGGCCAAGTTGTACGGCTCGTTCCCGGCGAGGAACCCGGCGGCGATGACGGCGGAGAAGACGTCGGCGGGCGCGTCGGGCCCCGACTGGGCGGTGAACAGGTTCTCGAAGTCCCGGGTGAGGGTGCCGGCGCCGCCGACGATCCGGTCACCGGCCGACCACCAGCCCCCGACCTGGCCCACGGTCTGCGCCAGCCCCGGTTTGTCGATCTTCACCGAGATCGGCTGGGCCTGCCGGGCGTCCAGGGCCACCGACTGGTCCTTCGTCATCGACAGCGGCGTGGGTCGGAAGAACATGCTGAACGGATCGCCCGGCCGCCAACCGGTCGAGACCGTGACGAAGAGCTGGTAGTCGCCCTTGGGCAACCGCCGGGTGCTCGTGCCCTTCGGGCTCCACACGCGGACGGGCTCGCCGGTCGCGGTGTTGATCAGCAGTGCCTGGAAGGAGGAGGGTGCGCCGTCACGGCCCAGCGCCGACAGCGCCAGTTCGTAGCTCTCGACCTCCTTGTGCACGGCGAACGGCGTGACCACGGCCTGGCCCTCGGCGGTCGCGGTGACCTGGCCGCCGTAACCGCCGTCGGGGGTGTCCAGCGTGGTGTCGGCGGTCAGCTCGACGGTGGTCTCCGCGCCGGCCGGCACGGTGACTCGGTCGGTGCTCAGCCCGAACATCCCCTTCGGGGCGGGTTTGCCGTCCGGTCCGGTGGCGGTCAGGGCGAGGGTGAACGTCACCGCCTGGGTGCTCGGGTTGCGGTAGGCGAGCTTCCGGGTGATCTTCGGGTCGTCCTGGTGCGGCCACACCGCCGTGCCCAGCGACAGCGCGGGCGGGTCGGTGTGGACGGTCTGGCGGGTGGCGCGCTGCACGTCCACGCGTCCCGCGCCCTGGGTGGGCACGGACAGCTCCGGGTTCGGCTTGGCCGAGCCCATCAACACGGCCTTGGACTGCGCGGCCGACAGGCCCGGCCGCTGCCCGGCCAGGATCGCCGCCGCCCCGGCGACGTGCGGGGTGGCCATCGAGGTGCCCGAGAAGGCCACGTAGCCGCCCGGCGCGGGCTCGCCGCCACCACCGGCCTTCGCCGCCGTGATCGCCACCCCGGGCGCGGTGATCTCGGGCTTGACCGCCCGGTCCCCTGCCCGCGGGCCACGGCTGGAGAAGGGCGCGATCCGGTCCTGCTTGTCCACCGCACCCACCGCCAGGGCGGCGTCCGCGCTGGCCGGAGAACCGACCGTCTGCTCACCGGGACCGCTGTTGCCGGCGGCGACCACGAACAGCACGCCGTGCTGGGCGCTGAGCGTGTTCACCGCCTGCTCGAGCGGGTCGAGGTCCTCGGTGTCCTGGCCGCCCAGGCTCATGTTGACGACCTTCGCGCCGGACTCCGCCGCCCACTGCATCCCGGCCAGGATCCCCGACTCGAAACACCCGTACTCGCCACACACCTTCGCATCGAGCAGGGAGGCGTCCGGGGCCACACCCTTGTACTTGCCGCCGGACTTCGCGCCGGTGCCGGCGATGGTCGAGGCGACGTGGGTGCCGTGCCCGATCTGGTCGCCGGGCCGGTCGCCGCCGGTGAAGTCGCGCCGGTCGACCACCTTGCCGGCCAGGTCGGGGTGCTCGGCGTCGATGCCGGTGTCCACGACGGCGACCTTGACGCCCTTGCCGGTGTATCCGGCTTCCCACGCTGCCGGCGCCCCGATCTGCGGCACGCTCACGTCCAGGGTGGGCTTGCGCAGGCCGTCCAGCCAGATCCTGCCCACGCTCGACCGCGCGTCCCACAACGCCTTCGTGGTGGCCTTGGCCTGGATGGCCGCCACCGCGTCCACGGCGTCGAACCGGTGGTGGACGGTCGTGCCGGTCGTGCCGAGCGCCTCGGCCCGCGCGCCGACACCTTGCACGATCAACGGCAGGTCGCTGCGGCGGGCGTCGTCATAACCCTGCTCCAGCAGCCCTTTCACATCGAACAGGCGGCGGTCCAGCTTGCCGGAACCGACGTCGGCCACTGCGTCATGCGGGACCACGAGCAGTTCGGTGCGCGTGCGCTGGACGTCGAACCGCACCCGCTCCCGTCCCTTGGCGGGCTGCACGAACGCGGTCGGGACACCGGATTCGTGTTCCAGCACGGTGACCTTGTCGCCCGACAAGAGCGTCACCTGTCCGCGCACGCCGCCCGCGCGGTCGCCACCCGGCTCGGACCGTGCCACCTGGCCCGCTGCCGTGGTCGGCGACATGGCGCCGCCCAGCAACGCGACCGCCGACACCGCGGCGATCACCGCTGCGCGGCCACGTGCGGAGCGGTGTATTCCTATTCTGCGAATGGACATGGATCGTCCTCCAGGACAAGACGACGACAGGGAATATCGGGTCACTGCGCAGGAAATTGACGGCCCGATTTCCCGAACGTAACGACGGGTGAACTCGGCCGGCCATGTCTGTGACCACACATTCGGTCGCGTCGCACTGTGTGTGGTGGGCGACATGTGGACTGTGTCCAAGTGTGTGGGCAGGCACATGGTCTTGCAGTTTGCCGATTCGTAACATCACGAAGCCGTCGGCGTGATCATCACCCTGATCCTGCTCGGCCGGCTGCTGGAGGCCCGTGCCAAAGCCGGTACCGGTGAGGCGATCCGCGCGCTGCTGGGCCTTCAAGCCCGCTCCGCCCGCGTGCTCCGCGACGGCACCGAGGCCGAGATCCCGGTCGCCGAGGTGGTCGTGGGCGACCAGGTCGTGATCCGCCCCGGCGAGAAGGTCCCGGTCGACGCGACCGTCCTGTCTGGACAGTCCGCAGTGGACGAGTCGATGGTCACCGGTGAACCCATGCCGGTCATCAAACACGCCGGCGACACCGTCATCGGCGCCACCATCAACACCACCGGGTCCCTGCACGTCGAGGCGACCAAGGTCGGGGCGGACACCATGCTCGCCCAGATCATCCGCATGGTCCGTCAAGCGCAAGCATTCAAGGCCCCGATCCAGCGGCTGGCCGACGCCGCGTCCGCCTACTTCGTGCCCGCGGTCATCGCCGTCGCCGTCGCCGCCTTCACCGTCTGGTACCTGGCCGGACCCGGAGCCGGCGCTCACGCTCGCGCTGGTCTCCGCGGTAGCGGTGCTCATCATCGCCTGCCCCTGCGCGCTGGGCCTGGCCACCCCGTTGTCGATCATGGTCGGCACCGGCAAGGGCGCACAGGCCGGGATCCTCATCCGCTCCGCTGAAGCCCTGGAGACCGCGCACCGCCTCGACACCGTCGTGCTGGACAAGACCGGCACCCTCACCGCCGGCAAACCCGCGCTCACCGACATCCACACCACCGGCACGGTCACCGAGGACGACCTGCTCACCCGCGTGGCCGCCGCCGAGGCCGACAGCGAGCACCCCCTGGCCGCCGCGATCGTCGCCGCCGCACACGGCCGTGCTGTCGCCACAACCACC
This DNA window, taken from Saccharothrix variisporea, encodes the following:
- a CDS encoding tetratricopeptide repeat protein encodes the protein MIYDNVNAPEDLTDLHPPAGGRVLVTARDSAIAHLVPSPIKVAEFQRRESIDLLQRRSALLNERDADQLADALGDLPLAVEQAGCFLSDVGLTVASYLALLDAEPLDAGLGDPTIDRHPGLAAVVSAGRRHAEQRFAAAAGLLDRLSLCAPEPFPVVLEGDSPQGDFGVVLGDTATTVPLLRTLGRLALVDRIGNSLQIHRLVQLLVRATMTPQDCGRVASEAMRMIGEADPGNPDSPASWAAFAALTPHVQALVDNMSASSAADFDEPERFRAFRLRVCRYLHAVGQYEAARHLATNALSRWPSRLGRDHPDVLMAAHNLGRELRALGDYGEARELNADNLTRMKRVSAPMTSEPWPPPAASHTPCAICGNSRRPGL
- a CDS encoding S8 family peptidase — encoded protein: MIAAVSAVALLGGAMSPTTAAGQVARSEPGGDRAGGVRGQVTLLSGDKVTVLEHESGVPTAFVQPAKGRERVRFDVQRTRTELLVVPHDAVADVGSGKLDRRLFDVKGLLEQGYDDARRSDLPLIVQGVGARAEALGTTGTTVHHRFDAVDAVAAIQAKATTKALWDARSSVGRIWLDGLRKPTLDVSVPQIGAPAAWEAGYTGKGVKVAVVDTGIDAEHPDLAGKVVDRRDFTGGDRPGDQIGHGTHVASTIAGTGAKSGGKYKGVAPDASLLDAKVCGEYGCFESGILAGMQWAAESGAKVVNMSLGGQDTEDLDPLEQAVNTLSAQHGVLFVVAAGNSGPGEQTVGSPASADAALAVGAVDKQDRIAPFSSRGPRAGDRAVKPEITAPGVAITAAKAGGGGEPAPGGYVAFSGTSMATPHVAGAAAILAGQRPGLSAAQSKAVLMGSAKPNPELSVPTQGAGRVDVQRATRQTVHTDPPALSLGTAVWPHQDDPKITRKLAYRNPSTQAVTFTLALTATGPDGKPAPKGMFGLSTDRVTVPAGAETTVELTADTTLDTPDGGYGGQVTATAEGQAVVTPFAVHKEVESYELALSALGRDGAPSSFQALLINTATGEPVRVWSPKGTSTRRLPKGDYQLFVTVSTGWRPGDPFSMFFRPTPLSMTKDQSVALDARQAQPISVKIDKPGLAQTVGQVGGWWSAGDRIVGGAGTLTRDFENLFTAQSGPDAPADVFSAVIAAGFLAGNEPYNLAWLRSGRMFDGLAEVLADRDFAAVRTDYHRTKTGAIGVKLTTPMLGPLAIAFAMGGDVDQPGTRTEYYHGNGLTWTSDYLQAPGPDDPINFALFNDPVGYQPGRTYRESWNKTVLGPSLPDGSTSVVRDGNKITNSQSLLGDGTDRWGGVVYDFGRTSLFRDGVKVGDSPRPNRGSWEVPADEATYRLESEQKHSAFDFSTHIQLAQTFRSGHTDTSTDLPVSVIRYTPDVDVDNRAKAGQLFRLPIQAQTQSSARVLRLELSVSYDDGKTWQKAYAIPTGAAKWAAYLRHPAGQGFVSLKAKAVDHRGGTTEQTIIRAYGLK
- a CDS encoding HAD-IC family P-type ATPase, encoding MIITLILLGRLLEARAKAGTGEAIRALLGLQARSARVLRDGTEAEIPVAEVVVGDQVVIRPGEKVPVDATVLSGQSAVDESMVTGEPMPVIKHAGDTVIGATINTTGSLHVEATKVGADTMLAQIIRMVRQAQAFKAPIQRLADAASAYFVPAVIAVAVAAFTVWYLAGPGAGAHARAGLRGSGAHHRLPLRAGPGHPVVDHGRHRQGRTGRDPHPLR